A single genomic interval of Spirosoma linguale DSM 74 harbors:
- a CDS encoding glucosamine/galactosamine-6-phosphate isomerase (PFAM: glucosamine/galactosamine-6-phosphate isomerase~KEGG: ent:Ent638_3582 galactosamine-6-phosphate isomerase): protein MTIQKFPDHPTLSQHTAEHLAAIINQKPTATLCLASGDTPIETYHRFVNLVKEGRVDVSQCTFVGLDEWVGFGPDDFSSCSFYVFRDLFNPLNLRLDQVHVFDAKASDLAAECARIDAVIAERGGLDILLVGMGMNGHIALNEPGTPFTLGCHVVKLAESTITVGQKYFETETELSQGITLGLRHLTEAKEVILLVSGERKAPVLQEALQGPVTEQMPASIMQTHPNALVWIDEAAGSLLPMA from the coding sequence ATGACCATCCAGAAATTTCCTGACCACCCTACCCTTTCGCAGCACACAGCCGAACACCTTGCGGCTATTATCAACCAGAAACCCACGGCGACGCTTTGTCTAGCATCGGGCGATACCCCAATTGAGACTTACCACCGGTTTGTTAACCTGGTGAAAGAAGGTCGCGTCGATGTTAGCCAGTGTACGTTTGTTGGGCTTGACGAATGGGTCGGTTTTGGGCCGGACGACTTCAGCAGTTGTTCGTTTTATGTATTTCGTGATCTGTTCAATCCGCTTAATCTGCGGCTGGACCAGGTACATGTTTTCGACGCCAAAGCGAGTGATCTCGCTGCCGAATGTGCCCGCATAGACGCCGTTATTGCCGAGCGGGGTGGTCTGGATATACTGCTGGTGGGCATGGGCATGAACGGGCATATCGCCCTCAACGAGCCGGGAACGCCGTTTACACTGGGATGCCATGTAGTTAAGCTGGCCGAAAGCACGATTACGGTTGGCCAGAAATATTTCGAAACGGAAACTGAACTAAGCCAGGGCATTACCCTCGGTTTGCGGCATCTGACCGAAGCGAAAGAAGTTATTCTGCTAGTGAGTGGCGAGAGGAAAGCGCCTGTATTACAGGAAGCGTTACAGGGTCCGGTGACCGAGCAAATGCCCGCCAGTATCATGCAAACGCACCCCAACGCGCTGGTTTGGATCGATGAAGCCGCCGGGAGTTTGCTGCCCATGGCTTGA
- a CDS encoding phosphodiesterase/alkaline phosphatase D (KEGG: eba:ebA362 phosphodiesterase/alkaline phosphatase D), with the protein MYKIQFLLVLMLFGPAVLFGQSTAKKQVVAGRNGQKSATASGLLQSGPMVGYSDMREVKLWVQTKQPARVQIRYHEVTSQATGSTPASTSATTHLTNEVYTNRQTAFTAHLLADQVDPGKTYAYDVLIEGQKVSLPYPTKFQTQSLWQWRTDPPMFRFGVGSCTYVNEPNVDRPGTPYGGGYEIFTALAAQKPDFMLWTGDNTYTREVDWNSRSGVLRRYTHTRSLPEMQPLLAATHNYAIWDDHDYGPDDSDRSYWLKEVTLDAFKLFWANPNFIFPESCAGTFEWNDCQFFMLDDRTFRAPDKMPDGPNKAYFSEKQIQWLLDALTFSKATFKFIVTGGQIVNPTKSFENYAIYGTERDRLFKAITDAKIPGVLFLTGDRHHSILHKLERPGTYPLYDLTISPLTSGPAKPLAEELKLPTYVDGTLVTDRNFGILSVSGPLKDRVLTIKVYDQKGAERWTKDVRASELK; encoded by the coding sequence ATGTACAAAATTCAGTTTCTCTTAGTCCTTATGCTTTTTGGACCGGCTGTTCTTTTTGGTCAGTCGACGGCTAAAAAGCAGGTTGTTGCCGGGCGAAATGGGCAAAAATCGGCGACCGCGTCCGGCCTGCTTCAGTCGGGACCAATGGTTGGTTATTCAGATATGCGCGAGGTAAAACTCTGGGTGCAAACCAAACAACCCGCCCGGGTTCAGATTCGCTATCACGAAGTTACCAGTCAGGCAACGGGGAGTACTCCAGCGTCGACATCAGCTACGACGCACCTAACCAACGAAGTCTACACCAACCGGCAAACGGCTTTTACAGCCCACCTGCTCGCCGATCAGGTGGACCCCGGAAAGACGTACGCGTACGACGTGTTAATAGAGGGCCAGAAGGTGAGCCTGCCCTACCCGACCAAGTTCCAAACCCAAAGCCTGTGGCAATGGCGGACCGACCCTCCGATGTTTCGCTTCGGCGTCGGAAGCTGCACTTACGTCAACGAACCTAATGTCGACCGACCTGGCACACCCTATGGCGGTGGCTACGAGATTTTTACGGCCCTGGCCGCCCAAAAGCCCGATTTCATGCTCTGGACGGGCGACAACACCTACACCCGCGAAGTAGACTGGAACAGCCGAAGCGGGGTGCTGCGCCGGTATACGCACACGCGTTCATTGCCTGAAATGCAGCCACTGCTGGCCGCTACGCACAATTACGCCATCTGGGACGACCATGACTACGGCCCCGACGATTCCGACCGCTCGTACTGGTTGAAAGAAGTGACACTCGATGCGTTCAAGCTATTCTGGGCCAATCCAAATTTTATCTTTCCCGAAAGCTGCGCCGGTACCTTCGAATGGAACGACTGCCAGTTTTTTATGCTCGACGACCGCACCTTCCGCGCACCCGATAAAATGCCCGATGGCCCTAACAAAGCCTATTTTTCGGAGAAGCAGATTCAATGGCTGCTGGATGCGCTGACCTTCAGCAAGGCGACGTTCAAGTTTATCGTAACGGGCGGGCAGATTGTTAACCCCACAAAATCCTTCGAGAACTACGCCATTTACGGCACCGAACGCGACCGTCTGTTCAAAGCCATTACCGATGCCAAAATTCCGGGGGTCCTGTTCCTCACCGGCGACCGTCATCATTCCATTCTGCACAAACTGGAGCGTCCCGGTACCTATCCGCTATATGACCTGACCATCTCGCCCCTCACCTCCGGCCCGGCAAAACCGCTGGCCGAAGAACTGAAACTACCGACTTACGTAGACGGCACTTTGGTAACCGACCGCAACTTTGGTATCCTGAGCGTTAGCGGCCCGCTGAAAGATCGGGTGCTGACTATTAAAGTTTACGACCAGAAAGGAGCTGAACGCTGGACGAAAGACGTACGAGCAAGTGAATTGAAGTAA
- a CDS encoding diaminopimelate decarboxylase (TIGRFAM: diaminopimelate decarboxylase~PFAM: Orn/DAP/Arg decarboxylase 2~KEGG: diaminopimelate decarboxylase family protein; K01586 diaminopimelate decarboxylase), giving the protein MQLNNRTYQIQGVDVLEIADQFGLPLYVYDADKIIEKIGLLRSSFAGVNLKIKYAAKALTNISILKLMRQQGVEMDSVSVNEARMGMMAGFEPGQIMFTPSGVSFEEIREAVSLGLQLNVDSLPLLEWVGQTYGTQVPISIRINPHISEGGNIKISTGHADSKFGISILQRDQIRAVVEQYQIPVAGLHIHTGSDFKNAGAFLKGAEVLFDLASDYPNLSFIDFGSGFKVAYKEGDHITDVEELGHQVSAAFQNFCKNYGRDLELWFEPGKFLVSESGHLLVKTNIVKENPTRTFVAVDSGLNHLIRPMMYDAYHDIKNISNPSIPGEDTAEKTYNVVGYICETDTFATDRALPEVKPGDVLSFENAGAYGFSMASNYNARFRPAEVLVYEGTPYLIRQRETFEDLVRGQVDLSIFNQQEILNA; this is encoded by the coding sequence ATGCAACTAAATAACCGTACTTACCAGATTCAGGGTGTCGATGTACTGGAGATAGCCGACCAATTCGGCCTTCCGTTATACGTCTATGACGCCGACAAAATTATCGAAAAAATCGGCTTGCTCCGGTCTTCATTTGCCGGTGTCAACCTAAAGATAAAATACGCGGCCAAGGCGCTGACAAATATCTCCATCCTGAAGCTGATGCGGCAGCAGGGCGTGGAAATGGATTCGGTATCGGTCAATGAAGCCCGCATGGGCATGATGGCTGGTTTTGAGCCAGGCCAGATTATGTTTACGCCAAGCGGTGTATCGTTCGAGGAAATCCGCGAAGCCGTTTCGCTTGGGTTACAGTTAAACGTCGATAGCCTGCCATTATTGGAATGGGTTGGCCAAACATACGGAACGCAGGTGCCCATCAGCATCCGGATTAACCCCCACATCAGCGAAGGCGGGAACATCAAGATTTCGACTGGTCATGCCGACTCAAAGTTTGGTATTTCCATTCTGCAACGCGACCAAATTCGTGCCGTGGTGGAGCAGTACCAGATTCCGGTAGCTGGATTGCACATTCATACGGGTTCTGATTTTAAAAATGCCGGTGCATTTTTGAAAGGTGCCGAGGTCCTGTTCGATCTCGCCAGCGATTACCCGAACCTGTCGTTCATTGATTTCGGCAGTGGCTTCAAAGTGGCGTACAAAGAAGGTGACCATATTACGGATGTTGAAGAACTTGGTCATCAAGTGTCGGCTGCTTTCCAGAACTTCTGTAAGAACTACGGTCGTGACCTCGAACTCTGGTTCGAACCGGGTAAGTTTTTGGTGAGCGAAAGTGGCCATCTGTTGGTAAAAACCAACATCGTGAAGGAAAACCCGACACGTACGTTCGTAGCCGTCGATTCGGGGCTGAACCACCTCATTCGCCCGATGATGTACGACGCGTATCACGACATCAAAAACATCTCGAATCCATCCATTCCGGGTGAGGATACAGCAGAAAAAACCTATAATGTCGTGGGCTATATCTGCGAAACGGACACGTTCGCAACAGACCGTGCTTTGCCGGAAGTAAAACCCGGCGACGTGTTGTCTTTTGAGAATGCTGGTGCCTATGGTTTTAGCATGGCCTCCAATTACAACGCCCGTTTCCGACCCGCCGAAGTGCTGGTTTACGAAGGAACACCGTACCTGATCCGTCAGCGTGAAACGTTCGAGGATCTGGTTCGCGGTCAGGTAGATTTGTCAATTTTTAATCAACAGGAAATACTAAATGCGTAA
- a CDS encoding protein of unknown function DUF28 (PFAM: protein of unknown function DUF28~KEGG: sun:SUN_1622 hypothetical protein), with translation MPVRIESLYIIYFTLFTTMGRAFEYRKARKMKRWGQMAKTFTRIGKDIVMAVKSGGPDPDSNGRLRAIIQNAKAANMPKENVDRAIKKASSKEQEDYKEIVYEAYAPHGIALVIETATDNHNRTVANVRSYLNKLGGSLGTQGMLDFMFDRKSVFRITAEGIDQEELELELIDVGGDEVEFDEEAGQYVIYGEFTAFGSIQKFLEEKGYEIKQAEFERIPNDYKELTDEEVADVEKLIERIEEDDDVQMVYHNMK, from the coding sequence ATGCCAGTTCGTATAGAATCATTATACATTATTTACTTTACATTATTCACCACAATGGGACGCGCATTTGAATACCGGAAAGCCCGGAAAATGAAACGGTGGGGGCAAATGGCTAAGACCTTCACCCGTATTGGTAAAGATATTGTCATGGCCGTGAAAAGCGGTGGTCCCGACCCCGATAGTAACGGACGGCTGCGGGCCATTATCCAGAACGCCAAAGCGGCCAACATGCCGAAAGAAAACGTCGACCGGGCCATCAAAAAAGCTTCGTCGAAAGAGCAGGAGGACTACAAAGAAATTGTGTACGAAGCCTATGCGCCCCACGGTATAGCGCTGGTAATTGAGACGGCTACGGACAACCATAACCGTACGGTAGCCAACGTTCGGAGTTACCTGAACAAACTCGGCGGCAGCCTGGGCACGCAAGGTATGCTCGATTTTATGTTCGACCGCAAATCAGTGTTTCGGATTACGGCTGAAGGCATCGACCAGGAAGAGCTTGAGCTCGAACTGATCGACGTGGGTGGTGACGAAGTTGAGTTTGACGAAGAAGCCGGTCAGTATGTTATCTACGGCGAGTTTACAGCCTTTGGAAGCATCCAGAAGTTTCTTGAAGAAAAAGGCTATGAAATCAAACAGGCCGAGTTCGAACGGATTCCGAACGATTACAAAGAGCTAACCGACGAGGAGGTTGCCGATGTAGAGAAGCTCATCGAACGAATTGAAGAAGACGATGATGTTCAGATGGTTTATCACAATATGAAATAG
- a CDS encoding hypothetical protein (KEGG: geo:Geob_3131 fibronectin type III domain protein) yields the protein MRFLYILGFLGLFFCAVLKPTASRATHVRAGEITTKRISQTSLTYRITFTAYFDEVKGKPAADQAENYTFCFGDGTTADVRRSSRVYINGRTSSVNSYTVVHTYPGPGTYTIGVTVPNRNADTKNLPPAATSDQIRFFVSTTIYINAALLTNSTPVMLNPPLDSGRVGQKFCHNPAAFDADGDSLAYRLSVPQTSLTDNGCVGRAIPSYQDPTRFSTVREGGGTPPTFSIDARTGELCWDAPGEIGQFNFAFIIEEWRNGVLIGEITRDMQIIVVDNRNLRPIIQPIPDLCVEAGALITQPVTATDPDGQRVIIAGFGGVFNIGADRLPLPASELIPPAYARLINGDIAQNQPATATFSWQTSCNQIRQAPYDVTFKVTDVPQRPTPALVSFQTFRIQIVGPSIKNLTARPTATANGRAIQLSWSPYSCGNPGTYIAIYRKEGCDDRPVPPCTTGVPPGYTKIAQVPVTATTYTDTSSLRRGISYAYRLVAVYPDVNGGSNGGVSLASNQACLNLPLLSPVITQVTVDSTRDINGQITLKWTRPIGLNPGDLGAPYQYRLQRATGLTGTTFTPIATINTTLSPTANDTTFLDRGTTASPLNTTANPYRYRIEFFYTDATTQQLTRLDVTEAASSVRLTATPANRQITLAWQASVPWSNDARVHDVYRSRTGPNGPFNKIREVTVQAQPYSFTDDGSDAFTADGNTSRALSADSSYCYRVMTRGQYTDSQLSRLGLLLNYSQVICATPTDTTRPCPPTLSLDSLNCASLTSESFCNQTSFTNQLRWTPGSGPTCDANIATYKIYYARYRPDSLQALTSVAAPTTSFAHSSLTTVAGCYYVTAVSARGLESRPSNVVCNEACPSLALPNVFTPNGDGKNDVFVPLACPRFVERIEFVVYNRWGAKLYEGSGPTLSWDGRSSDGAELPTGLYYYQATVHYALLNRNAPPQILKSWVQIIREGSGSR from the coding sequence ATGCGGTTCCTCTATATACTTGGTTTTTTAGGTCTGTTTTTCTGCGCTGTTCTGAAGCCTACGGCCAGTCGGGCAACTCACGTACGGGCGGGTGAAATCACCACCAAACGAATTTCGCAAACGTCCCTTACCTACAGAATAACCTTCACCGCTTACTTCGACGAAGTAAAAGGAAAACCAGCCGCTGACCAGGCTGAAAATTATACATTTTGCTTTGGCGATGGCACAACGGCCGATGTACGCCGAAGCAGCCGGGTATATATTAACGGACGCACCTCATCGGTAAACAGTTACACCGTTGTCCATACGTATCCTGGGCCAGGAACCTATACCATTGGCGTAACCGTACCCAACCGAAATGCCGATACCAAAAACCTTCCCCCGGCGGCCACATCTGATCAGATTCGTTTCTTTGTCTCAACGACGATTTACATCAATGCGGCTCTGCTGACCAACTCCACCCCGGTGATGCTCAACCCACCGCTCGACTCGGGCCGGGTGGGTCAGAAGTTCTGCCATAACCCAGCGGCATTCGATGCCGATGGTGATAGCCTCGCTTACCGATTGAGTGTGCCTCAAACAAGTTTAACCGATAACGGATGTGTAGGGCGAGCAATTCCGTCCTATCAGGACCCCACCCGGTTCAGTACCGTCCGGGAGGGCGGAGGCACACCCCCTACCTTCTCTATCGATGCCCGTACCGGCGAACTCTGCTGGGACGCACCGGGTGAAATCGGTCAGTTCAACTTTGCGTTCATCATTGAAGAATGGCGCAACGGCGTGCTCATCGGGGAGATCACCCGCGATATGCAGATTATTGTCGTCGACAATAGAAATTTACGGCCAATCATCCAGCCGATACCAGACTTGTGCGTGGAAGCCGGTGCCCTCATCACCCAACCCGTCACCGCCACCGACCCCGACGGACAACGCGTCATCATCGCCGGATTCGGGGGCGTCTTCAACATCGGCGCCGACCGGCTACCCCTGCCCGCCAGCGAACTCATACCTCCCGCCTACGCCCGACTCATCAACGGCGACATCGCCCAGAACCAGCCCGCCACGGCCACCTTCTCCTGGCAGACCAGTTGCAACCAGATTCGGCAGGCCCCCTACGATGTCACCTTCAAGGTCACCGATGTGCCCCAGCGGCCCACCCCGGCGCTGGTCTCCTTCCAGACCTTCCGCATCCAAATCGTGGGCCCTTCCATCAAGAACCTCACCGCCCGGCCCACCGCCACGGCCAACGGTCGAGCCATCCAGCTCTCCTGGAGCCCATACTCCTGTGGTAATCCCGGCACTTATATTGCTATCTACCGCAAGGAAGGTTGCGATGACCGGCCCGTGCCTCCCTGTACCACCGGCGTACCACCCGGCTATACCAAAATCGCGCAGGTGCCCGTTACGGCTACCACTTACACAGATACATCTTCTCTGCGCCGGGGCATCTCGTATGCTTACCGGCTGGTGGCGGTATACCCCGACGTCAACGGGGGCAGCAACGGGGGCGTCTCGCTAGCCTCCAACCAGGCCTGCCTGAACTTGCCCCTGCTCTCGCCGGTCATCACCCAGGTCACCGTCGACTCCACCCGGGACATCAACGGACAGATCACCCTCAAGTGGACCAGACCCATCGGACTCAACCCCGGCGACCTGGGCGCACCCTACCAGTACCGACTCCAGCGGGCCACCGGCCTGACGGGCACCACATTCACCCCCATCGCCACCATCAATACCACCCTCAGCCCAACCGCCAACGACACCACCTTCCTCGACCGGGGCACCACGGCCAGCCCCCTCAACACCACGGCTAACCCCTACCGATACCGCATCGAGTTCTTCTACACCGATGCCACCACCCAACAGCTCACCCGGCTCGACGTCACCGAAGCGGCCTCCTCCGTCCGACTCACCGCCACCCCCGCCAACCGACAGATCACCCTGGCCTGGCAGGCCAGCGTGCCCTGGTCCAACGACGCCCGTGTCCACGATGTGTATCGCAGCCGAACTGGCCCCAACGGACCCTTCAACAAGATCCGCGAAGTCACCGTCCAGGCCCAGCCTTACTCCTTCACCGACGACGGCTCCGATGCCTTCACCGCCGATGGCAACACCAGCCGCGCCCTGTCGGCCGACTCCAGCTACTGCTACCGGGTGATGACCCGGGGCCAGTACACCGACTCCCAGCTGAGCCGACTGGGCCTGCTGCTCAACTACAGCCAGGTCATCTGTGCCACCCCCACCGATACCACAAGGCCCTGCCCGCCTACCCTCAGCCTGGACTCGCTCAACTGTGCCAGCCTTACTTCCGAGAGCTTCTGCAACCAGACCAGCTTCACCAACCAGCTCCGCTGGACACCGGGCAGCGGGCCCACCTGCGATGCCAACATTGCCACCTACAAGATCTACTACGCCCGCTACCGGCCCGACAGTTTGCAGGCCCTGACCAGCGTAGCGGCTCCCACCACCAGCTTTGCCCACAGCAGCCTGACGACCGTGGCGGGCTGTTACTATGTGACGGCCGTCAGCGCACGGGGGCTGGAGAGCCGCCCCTCGAATGTGGTCTGCAACGAGGCCTGTCCTTCGCTGGCACTGCCCAACGTGTTCACCCCCAACGGGGACGGCAAGAACGATGTGTTTGTGCCCCTGGCGTGTCCCCGGTTTGTGGAGCGGATCGAGTTTGTGGTCTACAACCGGTGGGGAGCCAAGCTCTACGAGGGCAGCGGTCCGACCCTAAGCTGGGATGGGCGGAGCAGTGACGGGGCGGAGCTGCCCACGGGTCTGTACTACTATCAGGCCACGGTGCACTATGCCCTGCTCAACCGCAATGCGCCCCCTCAGATCCTCAAAAGCTGGGTCCAGATTATCCGGGAAGGTAGTGGATCGAGATAG